A part of Solenopsis invicta isolate M01_SB chromosome 2, UNIL_Sinv_3.0, whole genome shotgun sequence genomic DNA contains:
- the LOC105193900 gene encoding ras-related protein Rab-40B, which produces MAAGEASATKPRQEKQYDYLLKFLLVGDSDVGKQEILSGLEDGAAESPFCSGSAYKTTTILLDGKRVKLQLWDTSGQGRFCTIIRSYSRGAQGILLVYDITNKWSFDGIDRWLKEVEEHAPGVPKVLVGNRLHLAFKRQVGERDAEAYAAKNHMAFFEVSPLCDFNIRESFSELSRMALHRNGMERLWRSNKVLSLQELACRAIVARTTVYGIDQLPLPKSIKSHLKSYAMTTTSQLRYNGNRSLSSSKSLGLHHRKLRFVGVGHNNGLSTPGSSPGSITDSRTSCVGRNSCTVS; this is translated from the exons ATGGCTGCGGGTGAGGCCAGCGCGACGAAGCCTCGTCAGGAGAAGCAGTACGACTATCTGCTCAAGTTTCTGTTGGTGGGCGACAGCGACGTCGGCAAGCAAGAGATCTTGAGCGGTCTCGAGGACGGCGCCGCGGAGTCGCCGTTTTGCAGCGGCAGCG CTTACAAGACTACCACTATTCTGTTAGATGGGAAACGAGTAAAGCTACAATTATGGGATACATCAGGCCAAGGTAGATTCTGCACCATTATTCGGTCTTATTCCAGAGGTGCTCAAGGTATACTCTTGGTATACGATATCACCAATAAGTGGTCCTTTGATGGCATTGATAGGTGGCTGAAGGAAGTCGAAGAG CATGCACCTGGAGTACCAAAAGTACTGGTTGGTAATCGTCTGCATTTGGCCTTTAAAAGGCAAGTGGGTGAACGAGATGCTGAGGCTTACGCAGCTAAAAACCATATGGCGTTCTTCGAAGTCTCACCTCTTTGCGACTTCAATATCCGTGAGAGCTTCTCAGAGCTCTCTCGGATGGCGCTACACAGGAACGGCATGGAAAGATTATGGCGATCTAATAAAG TGCTCAGCCTGCAGGAATTAGCATGTCGCGCGATAGTTGCCCGAACGACGGTTTACGGTATCGATCAGCTGCCGTTGCCCAAGTCAATCAAGTCACACCTGAAATCGTACGCGATGACGACTACGTCACAACTGCGCTACAACGGCAACCGCTCGTTGAGTTCCAGCAAGAGTCTAGGATTGCATCATCGTAAGCTACGCTTCGTTGGGGTGGGTCATAATAATGGGCTATCGACGCCTGGTAGCTCGCCCGGCAGCATTACCGACTCTCGTACGAGTTGCGTCGGTCGCAATTCTTGCACAGTGTCTTGA